One window of the Paenibacillus beijingensis genome contains the following:
- a CDS encoding GntR family transcriptional regulator produces the protein MDIILLNSSDLPIYQQIKHQIIEQILKGQLLEGEQLPSIRKLAQELKISVITTKRAYEELEREGYIDSVLGKGSFVSLSDKQMLRQRQLETVRKQLKEIVQDSKKYDITLQQLILHITQLYGED, from the coding sequence ATGGACATCATACTTTTAAATTCGAGCGACCTGCCGATCTATCAGCAAATCAAACATCAGATTATCGAACAGATTTTAAAAGGCCAGCTGTTGGAAGGCGAGCAGCTTCCATCCATACGGAAACTGGCACAAGAATTGAAAATCAGCGTGATTACAACAAAACGGGCGTATGAAGAGCTGGAACGCGAAGGATATATTGACAGCGTCCTTGGCAAAGGGTCGTTTGTTTCCTTGAGCGACAAGCAGATGTTAAGACAACGGCAATTGGAAACGGTTCGGAAGCAGTTGAAAGAGATTGTTCAAGACAGCAAAAAGTATGACATCACCCTCCAACAACTGATTCTCCATATCACGCAATTATACGGGGAGGATTGA
- a CDS encoding ABC transporter ATP-binding protein — METILELNHVSKGFKDFALQDVSFSLEKGYIMGFIGPNGAGKSTTLRCIMDLVHIESGEIKLFGTDYRNNMKALKQRIGFVYDQDVFFEDLTVEKNKRIVSSFYDQWDDDAFYRYIKDFEVPLTKPVKALSKGTKMKFALAVALSHHAELIIMDEPTSGLDPIFRKELLDILLDVIQDENKAIFFSTHITTDLEQVADYITFIHDGKIVLCEETQKLLDDYLLVKGPLSLAEKVRGYQPDAMKETSLGFEAFMKRNETKQFETEFNLRMDRPTLEDIMYYMVKVRKR; from the coding sequence GTGGAAACGATTCTGGAATTGAATCACGTAAGCAAAGGGTTTAAGGATTTCGCGTTGCAGGATGTCAGTTTTTCGCTGGAAAAAGGCTACATCATGGGATTTATCGGTCCAAACGGGGCAGGGAAAAGCACCACGCTCCGCTGCATCATGGATCTTGTACACATCGAAAGCGGCGAAATTAAACTGTTCGGTACCGATTACCGCAACAATATGAAAGCATTAAAGCAGCGTATCGGGTTCGTCTATGATCAGGATGTTTTTTTTGAGGATTTGACCGTCGAAAAGAACAAACGCATTGTCTCTTCATTCTACGATCAGTGGGATGACGATGCATTCTACCGGTATATAAAGGATTTCGAAGTTCCTCTAACGAAGCCGGTGAAAGCTTTGTCAAAAGGAACAAAAATGAAATTTGCTTTAGCCGTCGCTCTATCCCATCATGCGGAGCTAATTATTATGGATGAACCGACTTCCGGACTTGATCCGATTTTCCGAAAAGAGCTGCTGGACATCCTGCTGGATGTCATTCAGGACGAAAACAAGGCGATCTTCTTCTCGACGCACATTACCACCGATTTAGAACAAGTGGCCGACTACATTACTTTCATTCATGACGGGAAAATTGTGCTGTGCGAGGAAACGCAAAAGCTGCTGGATGATTACCTGCTCGTTAAGGGACCGTTAAGCCTGGCCGAGAAAGTGAGAGGGTACCAGCCCGATGCAATGAAAGAAACGTCACTCGGGTTCGAAGCATTTATGAAAAGGAACGAGACAAAGCAATTCGAGACGGAGTTCAATCTCAGAATGGATCGGCCCACTCTGGAAGACATCATGTACTATATGGTAAAAGTGCGAAAACGTTAA
- a CDS encoding ABC-2 transporter permease → MFGLMIKDFYTQRKFAYLAPIFLLPYFLTLGRNISGAGIELFSLSIGFIGYIMTLYSNFNIGESEKMQNRLLISLPTTRTAIIFAKYVMISFWWLISYISYVVLLFVLERLLHYNLTQSFDIRIAALSLCATYLFASIFYPFHFKFGYRAASLLGIAMFFLVTNGMGKLFSLSRSGSWGSAMADQPILSFAVITLSCVLVSYLLSVRIFSKKDF, encoded by the coding sequence ATGTTTGGATTAATGATAAAAGATTTTTATACACAAAGAAAATTCGCTTACTTAGCACCGATCTTTTTATTGCCGTATTTCTTAACATTGGGAAGAAACATCTCCGGCGCCGGGATCGAGCTCTTCAGTCTAAGTATCGGTTTTATTGGTTATATCATGACCTTATATTCCAATTTTAATATCGGCGAAAGCGAAAAAATGCAAAACAGACTACTTATCAGTTTACCAACCACGAGGACAGCGATTATCTTTGCCAAGTATGTAATGATTAGCTTTTGGTGGTTGATTTCTTATATTTCGTATGTGGTTTTACTATTTGTTTTAGAACGTTTACTTCATTATAACCTAACCCAATCGTTTGATATCAGAATCGCTGCTTTATCGCTTTGTGCCACTTATCTATTTGCTTCCATTTTTTATCCGTTTCATTTCAAATTCGGATATCGGGCCGCGAGTTTATTGGGGATCGCAATGTTTTTTCTGGTAACAAACGGGATGGGGAAGCTATTCTCGCTTAGTCGTAGTGGAAGTTGGGGTTCTGCAATGGCCGATCAGCCAATTCTCAGCTTTGCTGTTATTACGCTTTCATGTGTGCTTGTTTCTTATCTCTTATCAGTCCGTATATTTTCCAAAAAAGATTTTTAG
- the htpG gene encoding molecular chaperone HtpG, translated as MAKKQFQAESKRLLDMMIHSIYTQKEIFLRELISNASDAIDKLYYKALTDDKLTFNKEDYYIKVTADKAGRTLTITDTGIGMTQEELENNLGVIAKSGSLAFKNENELKDGHNIIGQFGVGFYAAFMVADVVTVTTKAVGSDQAYKWESEGADGYTIVPGEKDSTGTEIVLKIKENTEDDQYDEFLEEYRLKAIIKKYSDFIRYPIKMDVKGQRPKEGGDNEFEEYEEEQTVNSMVPIWRKNKNELTAEDYNNFYHEKRYGFDNPLKHIHISADGAVVYNAILFIPENTPFDYYTKEYEKGLELYSNGVLIMNKCADLLPDYFGFVKGMVDSEDLSLNISREMLQHDRQLSLIAKNIKNKIKSQLQSMLKDERDKYEPFYKAFGRQLKYGVYSDYGTHKNDLQDLLLFYSSKEKKLVTLDEYVSRMPEDQKYIYYASGESIERIEKLPQIEVVSDKGYEMLYFTDDIDEFAIKMIMTYKEKEFKSVSSGDLGIEPEANEKQSDAEESDNKDLFESMQSLLSGKVTKVRASKRLRSHPVCLAAEGDLTIEMEKILKAMPNSQDVKAEKVLEINVNHEVFQSLKDAFAKDKEKLNLYTNLLYNQALLIEGLPISDPVEFTNDICKIMV; from the coding sequence ATGGCAAAGAAACAGTTTCAAGCCGAATCGAAACGACTGCTGGACATGATGATCCACTCCATTTACACGCAGAAGGAAATCTTTCTCAGAGAGCTTATTTCCAATGCGAGCGATGCGATCGACAAGCTGTATTACAAAGCGTTAACCGACGATAAGCTCACGTTCAACAAAGAGGATTACTACATTAAAGTAACCGCCGATAAGGCCGGCCGCACGCTGACCATTACCGATACGGGCATCGGCATGACCCAGGAAGAGCTGGAGAACAATCTCGGCGTCATCGCCAAGAGCGGCTCGCTTGCCTTCAAGAACGAAAACGAGCTGAAGGACGGGCACAACATCATCGGTCAGTTCGGGGTCGGATTTTATGCGGCGTTTATGGTTGCGGATGTCGTGACGGTCACGACGAAGGCCGTCGGCAGCGATCAGGCTTATAAATGGGAGTCTGAAGGTGCGGACGGATACACGATCGTGCCGGGCGAGAAGGATTCGACCGGTACGGAAATCGTTCTGAAAATTAAAGAAAACACCGAAGACGACCAATACGATGAATTCCTGGAAGAGTACCGGCTGAAAGCGATTATTAAGAAATACTCCGATTTTATCCGGTACCCGATCAAGATGGATGTGAAAGGCCAGCGGCCAAAAGAAGGCGGCGACAATGAATTCGAGGAGTACGAGGAAGAACAAACCGTCAACAGCATGGTGCCGATCTGGCGCAAAAACAAAAATGAGCTGACAGCGGAAGACTACAACAATTTTTATCATGAAAAACGTTACGGCTTCGACAACCCGCTGAAGCATATCCATATTAGTGCCGATGGCGCGGTCGTATACAATGCGATTCTGTTTATCCCTGAAAATACGCCTTTCGATTATTATACGAAGGAATACGAGAAGGGACTGGAGCTGTATTCGAACGGCGTGCTGATCATGAACAAATGCGCGGACCTGCTTCCGGACTATTTCGGCTTTGTGAAAGGGATGGTCGATTCGGAAGACTTGTCGCTGAACATCTCCCGCGAGATGCTGCAGCACGACCGCCAGTTGAGCCTGATCGCCAAAAACATCAAGAACAAAATCAAGTCCCAATTGCAAAGCATGCTGAAAGACGAGCGCGACAAGTACGAGCCGTTTTATAAAGCGTTCGGCAGACAGCTGAAATACGGGGTATACAGCGATTACGGCACCCATAAAAACGATCTTCAGGACCTGCTCCTGTTCTATTCTTCCAAGGAGAAGAAGCTGGTTACGCTGGACGAATACGTTTCGCGAATGCCGGAAGACCAGAAGTACATCTATTACGCTTCCGGAGAATCGATTGAGCGGATCGAGAAGCTGCCGCAAATCGAGGTCGTATCCGATAAAGGCTACGAAATGCTGTACTTTACCGACGATATCGACGAGTTCGCGATCAAGATGATCATGACGTACAAAGAAAAAGAGTTTAAATCGGTGTCGAGCGGTGACTTAGGCATTGAGCCGGAGGCGAATGAGAAGCAGTCGGATGCGGAGGAGAGCGATAACAAGGATCTTTTTGAATCGATGCAATCGCTGCTGTCCGGCAAAGTAACGAAGGTAAGAGCTTCGAAGCGGCTGCGGTCCCATCCGGTCTGTCTGGCGGCAGAAGGCGATCTGACGATCGAGATGGAGAAAATATTAAAAGCGATGCCGAACAGCCAGGACGTGAAAGCGGAGAAGGTGCTGGAAATCAACGTCAACCACGAGGTGTTCCAGTCGCTGAAAGACGCTTTCGCGAAAGATAAAGAGAAGCTGAATCTGTACACGAACCTGCTGTACAATCAGGCGCTGTTGATCGAGGGGCTGCCGATCAGCGATCCCGTTGAATTCACCAACGATATTTGCAAAATTATGGTGTAA
- a CDS encoding DUF4023 domain-containing protein — protein sequence MENTHDFVEKLQDTQKKAEQNKKHQGQGNPGQQLPNKQHSTNK from the coding sequence TTGGAAAATACGCATGATTTTGTCGAGAAACTGCAAGATACGCAGAAAAAAGCCGAACAAAATAAAAAACATCAAGGGCAAGGAAATCCGGGCCAGCAGCTGCCGAACAAGCAGCACAGCACGAACAAATAG